From a single Lentisphaera profundi genomic region:
- a CDS encoding GDSL-type esterase/lipase family protein: protein MKTSIIIAIVCLVNTLVHAAPPTYPDSVPKPTQTNVAYGAHQGQLLDFWMAPSASSSHPTPLVFYIHGGSWQTGSKELIRGCVDVKALLEAGISVVAINYRYVSQAKAAGITPPVKAPLNDAARALQFVRSKALEWHVNTTRIGATGASAGGCSSLWLAYHDDMADPASLDPIARQSTRLFCASVRVPQTSLDPQQMKDWLGRITYGGHAFNVSNQDFLQSRPNLLPWIKEYSPYAHVSADDPPVAIYYDKNLKDDLGAHSPQFAFQLQKRCQELDLFCEVRYAEFNGYRQYEATRYLIKTLKGPAPKNTSEKFNINTSQYSLPAFKKGRRLLFIGDSITDMNRGRNERDRNHYLGHSFVFMIAARLGMDLAEEQLDFYNRGISGNTVAQLKARWQKDAIDMRPDLLTILIGTNDVGKKVKPQSFEDDYRAILSASRKANPKLKIILLDPFVLQSGGLKNERTWNARRSATDQLRPIVAKLAKEFDAVHIKTQDLFDAASKSSSPDYWLWDGIHPLPQGHELIARHWIKALSTRWPQGSASAQTQAPAQATLTCPSGHLPWRNLSEAHIDKSVDGDLKTKWCYVHHDRPLQWQVQLPAPRVVRAYSFTSANDVPKRDPKEWKWHGSMDGVNWNLLDHRKNQPPFAKRLSKRSYTFKNTQVYTFYRLTLLANQGDGHYQFAEIELEGIKNITKP, encoded by the coding sequence ATGAAAACAAGCATAATTATCGCGATCGTATGCCTCGTAAATACACTCGTTCACGCTGCTCCACCGACCTATCCCGACTCGGTGCCCAAGCCAACACAGACAAATGTTGCTTACGGGGCACACCAAGGACAGCTACTCGATTTCTGGATGGCACCCTCGGCATCAAGCTCTCACCCCACTCCCTTAGTCTTCTATATTCATGGGGGCTCTTGGCAGACGGGCAGTAAGGAACTCATCCGCGGTTGCGTCGATGTAAAGGCCTTACTAGAGGCAGGTATTTCCGTGGTCGCTATTAACTACCGTTATGTCAGTCAGGCAAAAGCAGCGGGAATTACACCACCAGTTAAAGCGCCTTTAAACGATGCCGCCCGCGCTCTACAGTTTGTGCGTAGCAAAGCCTTGGAATGGCATGTCAACACCACTCGTATCGGGGCAACGGGTGCCTCCGCCGGCGGGTGTTCTTCTCTTTGGTTAGCGTATCACGATGACATGGCCGATCCAGCGAGCCTTGATCCTATTGCGCGTCAATCGACCCGCCTTTTTTGTGCATCTGTGCGAGTTCCGCAAACATCACTTGACCCACAACAGATGAAGGATTGGCTAGGCCGCATCACCTACGGGGGCCATGCCTTCAATGTGAGCAATCAGGATTTTTTGCAATCGCGCCCTAACCTTCTCCCTTGGATCAAAGAATATTCTCCCTATGCCCATGTCAGCGCAGATGATCCACCAGTCGCCATCTATTACGATAAGAACTTGAAAGATGATCTCGGCGCCCATAGCCCACAATTTGCCTTTCAGCTTCAGAAACGCTGCCAAGAATTGGATCTATTTTGCGAAGTCCGCTATGCTGAATTCAATGGCTATAGACAATATGAGGCAACGCGTTATTTGATCAAAACCCTAAAGGGTCCAGCTCCTAAAAACACGTCCGAAAAGTTTAATATTAACACGAGTCAGTACAGTCTTCCCGCCTTTAAAAAAGGCAGACGCTTGCTATTCATCGGCGACTCTATTACGGATATGAACCGTGGCCGCAATGAGCGTGATCGCAATCACTACCTTGGCCATAGTTTTGTCTTTATGATCGCCGCCCGCTTGGGCATGGACCTAGCCGAGGAACAATTGGATTTTTATAATCGAGGAATCAGTGGCAATACAGTGGCGCAACTCAAAGCGCGCTGGCAAAAGGATGCCATCGATATGCGACCGGATCTTTTGACCATCCTGATCGGAACCAATGATGTGGGTAAAAAAGTAAAGCCACAGTCATTTGAAGATGACTATCGTGCGATTCTAAGTGCCAGTCGCAAAGCCAACCCAAAGCTCAAAATCATCCTCCTAGATCCATTTGTTCTACAGTCAGGTGGCTTAAAGAACGAGCGGACCTGGAATGCACGTCGCTCAGCAACTGATCAATTGCGCCCCATTGTTGCCAAACTGGCCAAGGAGTTTGACGCCGTTCACATCAAGACCCAGGATCTTTTCGATGCGGCAAGCAAATCGTCGTCTCCAGACTACTGGTTGTGGGATGGGATTCATCCCTTACCACAAGGCCATGAACTCATCGCTCGGCACTGGATAAAAGCGCTAAGTACCCGCTGGCCACAGGGCTCTGCCTCTGCTCAAACTCAAGCGCCAGCTCAAGCCACCTTAACTTGTCCCAGCGGTCACTTGCCTTGGAGAAACCTCTCGGAGGCACATATTGATAAATCCGTGGATGGCGATCTAAAAACAAAATGGTGTTACGTTCATCATGACCGCCCCTTACAGTGGCAAGTGCAATTGCCGGCACCGCGCGTGGTCAGGGCCTACTCATTCACCTCCGCAAATGACGTACCAAAGCGCGACCCTAAAGAATGGAAATGGCACGGCTCCATGGATGGTGTGAACTGGAATCTACTGGATCACCGCAAAAATCAACCCCCATTCGCCAAGCGGCTCTCCAAAAGAAGCTACACCTTTAAGAATACCCAAGTCTATACTTTTTATCGCCTCACGCTCCTGGCTAACCAAGGCGATGGGCACTACCAGTTCGCAGAAATTGAACTGGAAGGAATAAAGAATATCACAAAACCCTAA